The DNA region AGTTCGGCGAGGCAGGAAGGACCGCGGCGCGGCCATTGTCGGGCGCTCGTCACACACCGGTGCCGGCGTCTGAGAGCTCGGTCTTGCGCTTGATTAGGCTTCGCACCGTCTCAGACGGTTGCGCCCCGCGTTCTATCCAATAGTTCACCCGCTCGCGGTCGATCTTGACATCGGCTGGCTTGCGGCATGGATCGTA from Acidobacteriota bacterium includes:
- the rpsP gene encoding 30S ribosomal protein S16, whose product is MLSIRLTRMGAKKKPFYRIVVTEKRSKRDGRFVESVGYYDPCRKPADVKIDRERVNYWIERGAQPSETVRSLIKRKTELSDAGTGV